A single genomic interval of Koleobacter methoxysyntrophicus harbors:
- a CDS encoding 3-keto-5-aminohexanoate cleavage protein, translated as MEKLIITAALTGAETTKEHNPNLPVTPQEIADAAYEAEQAGASIIHLHVRDRDGRPTQSVETFRQTISLIQKKCRAIIQVSTGGAVGMTAEERIAPISLKPEMATLTTGTVNFGDGVFLNPPEYIEHFAQKMKENGVKPEIEVFEAGMIKNALALVKKGLIQMPLHFDFVMGVPGGIPGEPRDLVYLVESIPAGSTWTVAGIGRYELTLGAMAIIMGGHVRVGFEDNIYYKKGELAESNAQLVERIVRLAGEFGREVATPDEAREILGIKKR; from the coding sequence GTGGAAAAACTCATAATCACGGCAGCCCTGACAGGTGCGGAGACGACCAAAGAGCATAACCCCAACCTGCCGGTAACCCCTCAGGAGATAGCAGATGCGGCATATGAAGCAGAACAGGCGGGTGCATCAATAATCCACCTTCACGTGCGGGACAGAGACGGCAGGCCGACCCAATCAGTAGAAACATTCAGGCAGACCATATCCCTAATACAGAAAAAATGCAGAGCCATCATCCAGGTCTCCACGGGTGGAGCAGTAGGGATGACAGCCGAAGAGAGGATAGCCCCCATTTCACTAAAGCCCGAAATGGCCACCCTTACTACCGGTACAGTAAATTTCGGAGACGGAGTATTCCTGAATCCCCCTGAATATATCGAACATTTTGCACAGAAGATGAAAGAAAACGGAGTAAAACCCGAAATAGAAGTATTCGAAGCAGGCATGATAAAAAACGCACTAGCGTTAGTAAAAAAAGGCCTGATACAGATGCCCCTGCACTTCGACTTCGTAATGGGTGTTCCCGGGGGTATACCGGGAGAACCCAGGGACCTTGTATATCTGGTAGAAAGCATTCCAGCGGGTTCAACATGGACCGTTGCAGGTATAGGCAGGTATGAGCTTACCCTGGGTGCCATGGCGATAATAATGGGCGGCCATGTAAGGGTTGGATTCGAAGACAACATATACTACAAAAAAGGGGAGCTGGCAGAGAGCAATGCCCAGCTGGTAGAGAGGATAGTAAGGCTTGCAGGGGAGTTCGGGCGGGAGGTTGCAACCCCCGATGAAGCCAGGGAGATCCTCGGAATAAAGAAAAGGTAA
- a CDS encoding OAM dimerization domain-containing protein produces the protein MNIDFTSIKPYGDTLNDGAVQLSFTLPVPKGEEAVEAARQLVKKMGIDEPSVVYMEDLGVDFTFFIVYGKCTHSVDFTSIQVPKVITRKMDFYEINQFIREKLGRKITVVAACTGTDAHTVGIDAIMNMKGYAGEYGLERYPEINAYNLGSQVPNEELVAKAIELKADAILVSQVVTQKNVHITNLTNLVELLEAEGIRDKVVLVCGGPRITHELAIELGYDAGFGPGTLAPDVASFLVQEIARREGRL, from the coding sequence ATGAATATTGATTTTACAAGCATTAAGCCCTATGGTGATACATTAAATGACGGCGCCGTGCAGCTCAGTTTCACCCTTCCGGTTCCTAAAGGTGAAGAAGCTGTGGAAGCGGCAAGGCAGCTGGTTAAGAAAATGGGCATTGATGAACCGTCTGTTGTATACATGGAAGACCTGGGGGTAGATTTCACCTTTTTCATTGTTTACGGCAAATGCACCCACTCGGTGGATTTTACATCCATACAGGTACCTAAAGTCATAACCCGGAAAATGGATTTTTATGAAATAAATCAATTTATAAGGGAAAAGCTGGGCAGGAAGATAACGGTAGTGGCTGCCTGCACGGGAACCGATGCCCATACCGTCGGAATAGATGCTATAATGAATATGAAGGGCTATGCAGGAGAGTACGGCCTTGAGAGGTATCCTGAAATAAATGCCTATAACTTGGGCAGTCAGGTCCCCAATGAAGAACTGGTGGCAAAGGCCATAGAGTTAAAGGCCGATGCGATTCTTGTATCCCAGGTGGTTACCCAGAAGAACGTTCATATTACCAACCTCACCAATTTAGTAGAGCTTCTGGAGGCTGAAGGGATCAGGGATAAGGTGGTTCTTGTATGCGGCGGGCCGCGCATTACCCATGAGCTGGCAATAGAGCTGGGTTATGATGCGGGCTTTGGGCCGGGGACCCTGGCGCCAGATGTAGCGTCATTTTTAGTTCAGGAGATTGCCAGAAGGGAAGGCAGATTGTAA
- a CDS encoding lysine 5,6-aminomutase subunit alpha, producing MEGKLNLDRNMIDRARCAARHIAEELQGHINAHTTTAIERTVARLLGIDGVDPSDVPLPNVVVDQVFKGGELARGIAYWIGNAMVYYNYSPQEIAEEVGRGNLNLLEVPAQDPEAIKGAIDNLAVKMADYIKERRAERERLMRELGLNINPFLYVIVATGNIYEDVIQAKAAAKQGADIIAVIRTTGQSLLDYVPYGPTTEGFGGTYATQENFRIMRKALDEVGREIGRYIQLVNYCSGLCMPEIAAMGAMERLDMMLNDAMYGILFRDINMERTFVDQHFSRMINAYAGIVINTGEDNYLTTADAYEEAHTVLASQLINEQLALKSGLPEEQMGLGHAFEMNPDMEDGFLYELAQAQMAREIFPRAPLKYMPPTKYMSGNIFKGHLMDAMFNLVSVMTGQGIQLLGMLTEAIHTPFMHDRFLSIQNAKYIFNNARHLGDEITFKKGGVIQKRAQTVLAEACKMLEEIKEIGLVAAIERGMFADIKRSRNGGKGRNGVIRKDENYYNPFYEIFMNRGEVR from the coding sequence ATGGAGGGAAAGCTTAATCTGGACAGGAATATGATAGACAGGGCCAGATGTGCTGCAAGACATATCGCAGAAGAACTTCAGGGCCATATCAATGCCCATACTACAACCGCCATTGAACGCACAGTGGCAAGGCTATTGGGTATTGATGGTGTGGATCCTTCCGATGTCCCGCTGCCCAATGTAGTGGTAGATCAGGTTTTTAAGGGAGGAGAACTGGCGAGGGGGATTGCCTACTGGATAGGAAATGCCATGGTTTATTACAATTATTCGCCTCAGGAAATCGCCGAAGAGGTAGGCAGGGGCAATCTAAACCTTTTGGAGGTTCCGGCCCAGGACCCTGAAGCGATTAAGGGGGCCATAGATAATCTGGCCGTAAAGATGGCCGATTATATCAAGGAGCGCAGGGCGGAACGCGAACGGCTCATGCGAGAACTGGGGCTGAACATAAACCCCTTCCTCTATGTCATTGTGGCTACCGGCAACATATATGAAGATGTTATCCAGGCTAAAGCCGCAGCTAAACAGGGAGCAGACATAATTGCCGTTATAAGGACTACGGGTCAGAGCCTTCTCGATTATGTGCCGTACGGCCCTACTACTGAAGGTTTCGGCGGGACATATGCTACCCAGGAAAATTTCAGGATAATGAGAAAGGCCCTAGATGAAGTGGGCAGGGAGATAGGGCGTTATATTCAGCTGGTTAACTACTGTTCCGGTTTGTGCATGCCTGAAATCGCAGCAATGGGTGCCATGGAACGCCTTGATATGATGCTCAATGATGCTATGTACGGCATACTCTTCAGGGACATTAATATGGAGCGGACCTTCGTAGACCAGCATTTTTCACGGATGATTAACGCATATGCCGGGATAGTTATCAACACCGGGGAAGATAACTACCTTACAACGGCCGATGCATATGAAGAAGCCCATACCGTGCTGGCTTCCCAGTTGATCAACGAGCAGCTGGCATTGAAATCGGGGCTCCCGGAGGAGCAGATGGGGCTGGGCCATGCCTTTGAGATGAACCCCGATATGGAGGATGGATTCCTTTACGAACTTGCTCAGGCCCAGATGGCCAGGGAGATATTCCCCAGGGCACCGCTTAAGTACATGCCGCCAACCAAATATATGTCCGGAAATATATTCAAAGGCCACCTGATGGATGCCATGTTTAATCTGGTTTCCGTTATGACCGGGCAGGGTATACAGCTTTTAGGGATGCTGACGGAAGCTATCCATACCCCTTTTATGCATGACAGATTCCTGAGCATCCAGAACGCCAAATATATCTTCAACAATGCCCGCCACCTGGGGGATGAAATAACCTTCAAAAAAGGGGGAGTCATCCAGAAAAGGGCCCAGACGGTTCTGGCTGAGGCATGTAAAATGCTGGAGGAAATAAAGGAGATCGGGCTGGTTGCCGCCATTGAGCGGGGGATGTTTGCCGACATAAAAAGATCCCGGAACGGCGGAAAAGGAAGGAACGGGGTTATTAGGAAGGATGAGAATTATTACAACCCCTTCTATGAGATTTTTATGAATCGGGGTGAGGTCAGATGA
- a CDS encoding MutS-related protein yields MRDFIEENMQKDLGLSEIFNRIEPLCSLGRDKKARMKPFLPGQEEELERELRRVSYCCDIMQNNRSAFREIESIISQVKDIRGSLKRAVSEIALDVVEFFEIKSFLFHVKKLDSYLQKLNLDISLKPIKELEDLLDPDGGGRRGFYIESSYSRRLEWLRNQKKEIEKKLKEERFCLHKRIKEAFGYKINPRGEIVVQKGDTEWLINKMKESPLLVYVRENFSSVVFSPRPTNLITELENKLMDLRAREEEEEYNVRKRLTGEIARFYAVLTENCDNIGIIDLLFAKARLGASVKGIKPVIHYDQRISISGGRHPLIEENLRKKELKYTPIDIDLHNPVTLITGVNMGGKTAALKMVGLLTAMAQFGLLVPADRMAFSLRSFVFYSASNGESLTEGLSAFGAEIKSIGEIIKRKDESGLILIDELARGTNPPEGIAIASSIIETFLKNRSITVITTHFHELSRVPGIVHLRVRGLMNADISAIKSRVSGKGVLGVEALNSLMDYRLEEVRSENPPPRDAIKVARLMGFDEEILKRAEEYLIIYVRERCMKNGGKA; encoded by the coding sequence ATGAGAGATTTTATAGAGGAAAACATGCAGAAGGACCTAGGGCTTTCGGAGATTTTTAACCGGATTGAGCCTTTATGTTCCCTGGGAAGGGATAAGAAGGCACGGATGAAACCCTTTTTGCCCGGGCAGGAAGAGGAGCTGGAAAGGGAACTCAGGAGGGTGAGTTACTGCTGTGATATAATGCAGAACAACAGAAGTGCCTTTAGAGAGATAGAATCTATTATTTCACAGGTTAAGGATATAAGGGGTTCTTTAAAGAGGGCTGTTTCCGAAATTGCCCTGGATGTTGTTGAGTTTTTTGAGATAAAGAGCTTCCTATTCCATGTAAAAAAGCTGGATTCCTATTTACAAAAATTGAATCTTGATATTTCATTAAAACCGATAAAAGAGCTGGAGGACCTTTTAGACCCCGACGGGGGTGGAAGACGAGGTTTTTATATAGAAAGCAGTTATTCCAGACGGTTAGAATGGTTGAGAAACCAGAAGAAGGAGATTGAGAAGAAATTAAAGGAAGAGAGGTTTTGCCTGCATAAAAGGATTAAAGAAGCCTTCGGCTATAAGATAAATCCCAGAGGGGAAATCGTGGTTCAGAAGGGAGATACAGAGTGGTTAATAAACAAGATGAAGGAATCTCCCCTGCTTGTATATGTGAGAGAGAATTTCTCCTCGGTAGTATTCAGCCCCAGACCTACCAACCTGATAACCGAACTTGAAAATAAACTTATGGATTTAAGGGCCCGGGAAGAGGAAGAAGAATACAATGTCAGGAAAAGGTTGACGGGAGAGATTGCCCGATTTTATGCCGTATTAACAGAAAACTGCGATAACATCGGGATTATAGACCTGCTGTTTGCCAAAGCGAGGCTGGGGGCATCCGTAAAAGGTATAAAGCCCGTTATTCATTATGACCAAAGGATATCTATTTCAGGAGGAAGACATCCCCTCATCGAAGAAAACCTCAGGAAAAAGGAGCTAAAATATACCCCTATCGATATAGACCTGCACAACCCCGTAACCCTTATCACAGGGGTGAATATGGGAGGGAAGACCGCAGCCCTGAAAATGGTAGGCTTGCTTACGGCCATGGCCCAGTTCGGGCTTTTGGTTCCCGCAGACAGGATGGCGTTTTCTTTAAGGAGTTTTGTTTTTTACTCTGCCAGCAACGGGGAGTCCCTTACAGAGGGTTTAAGTGCCTTCGGGGCCGAAATCAAATCCATAGGTGAGATTATAAAAAGAAAGGACGAATCAGGTTTGATCCTTATTGATGAGCTGGCCAGGGGTACCAATCCCCCGGAAGGAATAGCCATAGCGTCATCGATAATAGAGACGTTCCTGAAAAACAGGTCCATAACCGTTATTACAACCCATTTCCACGAATTATCCAGGGTCCCGGGTATCGTTCACCTCCGGGTTAGAGGGTTGATGAACGCGGATATTTCGGCAATAAAAAGCCGTGTGAGCGGGAAAGGGGTCCTGGGGGTCGAAGCCTTGAATTCCTTAATGGACTATCGCCTGGAAGAGGTAAGAAGCGAAAACCCGCCTCCCAGGGATGCTATTAAGGTAGCGCGACTTATGGGGTTTGATGAGGAGATCCTGAAAAGGGCTGAAGAATATCTTATTATATACGTGAGAGAGAGGTGCATGAAAAATGGAGGGAAAGCTTAA
- a CDS encoding zinc-binding dehydrogenase → MPKGCKYGTHRVIEPKGVLPQPAWKIDNTMEIYDNEILIDVHTLNIDSASFTQIEQETGGDEGKIAQKMLEIVSQRGKHHNPVTGSGGMLVGTVREIGKDLQGKIDLKVGDKIATLVSLSLTPLVINRIKEIRKEIDQVDIDGQAILFESGIYAKLPDDMPETLALAVLDVAGAPAQTAKLVKPGDTVFIIGAGGKSGMLCLHEAKKRAGVTGKVIGMGHSEASCKRILELGLADVMIQGSATEPVDVLKKVEEVTDGELADITINCVNIPNTEMASILATKDKGLVYFFSMATSFTAAALGAEGIGKDVTMIIGNGYTKGHAEISLNVLRENPKLREVFEKLYA, encoded by the coding sequence ATGCCAAAGGGATGTAAGTACGGAACACACAGGGTTATAGAACCAAAAGGGGTTTTACCCCAGCCGGCGTGGAAAATAGACAACACTATGGAAATTTATGATAATGAGATCCTCATAGATGTCCATACCCTGAATATCGATTCTGCCAGCTTTACTCAAATTGAACAGGAAACGGGAGGGGATGAGGGAAAAATCGCCCAGAAGATGCTGGAAATAGTAAGCCAGAGAGGTAAGCACCACAATCCCGTTACCGGTTCGGGAGGGATGCTGGTGGGCACTGTAAGGGAGATAGGCAAAGACCTTCAGGGCAAAATAGACCTGAAGGTGGGCGATAAAATAGCTACCCTTGTATCCCTTTCCCTAACTCCGCTGGTAATAAACAGGATTAAGGAAATCAGGAAAGAGATTGACCAGGTGGATATTGACGGTCAGGCCATTTTATTTGAAAGCGGGATATATGCAAAATTACCCGATGATATGCCCGAAACCCTTGCTCTGGCCGTGCTGGACGTGGCAGGAGCCCCTGCTCAGACTGCTAAATTGGTTAAACCGGGGGATACGGTGTTCATTATCGGGGCAGGAGGGAAATCCGGTATGCTCTGTCTCCATGAAGCCAAGAAAAGGGCAGGTGTAACGGGAAAGGTTATCGGTATGGGCCACAGTGAGGCCAGCTGCAAACGCATCCTTGAGCTGGGTCTTGCCGATGTTATGATTCAGGGCAGTGCAACGGAGCCGGTGGATGTCTTGAAGAAGGTAGAAGAAGTAACCGATGGCGAACTGGCCGATATAACGATAAACTGTGTCAATATCCCGAATACGGAGATGGCTTCTATACTTGCTACAAAGGATAAAGGGCTGGTATATTTCTTCAGCATGGCTACCAGCTTTACCGCTGCTGCCCTGGGGGCTGAAGGCATAGGAAAGGATGTAACCATGATTATCGGAAACGGCTATACCAAAGGCCATGCGGAGATAAGCCTGAATGTGTTGCGGGAAAACCCGAAACTGAGAGAAGTATTCGAAAAGCTGTATGCATGA
- a CDS encoding PucR family transcriptional regulator: MAFTVKDALRLNVFKNAQLVAGHEGLDNEIRWVNILEILDELDHLHEGELLITTAFGLNNTDADYHRSIMMEFFKKKLAAVAVQTGYYLDSIPETMKELADKYRLPLIQLPPKVSFSEINRAITENLTREDLDLEFAQKVNTILTGTLLAHQGIHGIARALYKLTAHPIRILNYFYQVISCAGTDNYSEEFLMNELHSMKKNGLIDLINSLSRPYEITGLTAEYIPDQVLIPIRTEGEVLGYISALKDGREFTKKDFIALTQGASLCSLDLIKEERLLKTRHNYNQEFFKELISEDNISRERLNYWSKRIPLPREAVFSVCIVELNSSEWKLLKKVTNLLEVFFQQKHVTGIVSCSENEIIILLYHSPSKKPEALRSLIVEMREAIEKYFDNIKLNLGVGSTYNNIYDFKKSYEEAKRVLVCNKLSLKGNTHIFYKDMGLLRLLLEIPNTGALHSFYKDTIEPLEEYDKKHNMNLTGSLRVFLKNPNINKASRELFIHRHTLKYRLNKIQELTDLDPNLAEHQFVLKMGLLINDFLNAKNSTAAT; this comes from the coding sequence ATGGCATTTACCGTTAAAGACGCCTTACGGCTTAATGTCTTTAAAAATGCCCAGCTTGTAGCCGGGCATGAAGGGCTTGATAATGAAATTCGGTGGGTTAATATCCTGGAAATCCTCGATGAACTTGATCATCTCCATGAAGGCGAACTGCTAATCACCACCGCCTTCGGTTTAAATAATACTGATGCAGATTATCATAGAAGCATAATGATGGAATTTTTTAAAAAGAAACTGGCCGCCGTCGCCGTGCAGACAGGTTATTACCTTGACAGCATTCCAGAAACAATGAAGGAGCTGGCAGATAAATACAGATTGCCCCTCATCCAGCTCCCGCCAAAGGTAAGCTTTTCTGAAATCAACAGGGCAATAACGGAAAACCTCACCCGGGAAGACCTGGACCTGGAGTTTGCACAAAAGGTAAATACCATTTTAACCGGTACTTTACTGGCTCATCAGGGGATACACGGAATAGCCCGGGCTTTATATAAACTAACCGCCCATCCCATCAGGATTCTCAATTACTTTTACCAGGTAATATCATGTGCGGGGACAGATAACTACAGCGAAGAATTCCTTATGAATGAACTGCATTCAATGAAGAAAAACGGGCTCATTGACCTGATAAACTCTTTATCCAGACCGTATGAGATAACGGGTCTTACGGCTGAATATATCCCGGATCAGGTTTTAATCCCTATACGAACGGAGGGAGAAGTCCTCGGCTATATATCCGCATTAAAAGACGGCAGGGAATTTACCAAAAAGGATTTTATAGCTCTAACCCAGGGGGCTTCCCTTTGTTCCCTGGATTTAATAAAAGAAGAAAGGCTTTTAAAAACCAGGCATAATTACAATCAGGAATTTTTCAAAGAATTAATTTCCGAAGACAACATCTCGCGCGAAAGATTAAATTACTGGTCAAAAAGGATTCCCCTGCCGCGGGAAGCCGTATTCTCCGTGTGCATTGTTGAACTCAATTCCTCTGAATGGAAATTATTAAAAAAGGTAACAAACCTTCTTGAAGTTTTCTTCCAACAAAAACATGTCACGGGAATAGTATCCTGTTCCGAGAACGAAATCATCATACTGTTGTACCACAGCCCATCTAAAAAGCCGGAAGCATTAAGGTCTTTGATCGTAGAAATGCGTGAGGCAATAGAAAAGTATTTTGATAATATAAAACTTAATTTAGGTGTAGGTTCAACCTATAATAACATCTACGATTTTAAGAAGAGTTATGAAGAGGCAAAAAGGGTTTTAGTCTGCAATAAGCTTTCCTTAAAAGGCAACACCCATATCTTCTATAAAGATATGGGGCTGTTACGGCTTCTGCTTGAAATACCGAACACCGGGGCACTGCATTCCTTTTATAAGGATACCATAGAACCGCTGGAGGAATACGACAAAAAACACAACATGAATCTGACTGGCTCCCTCAGAGTCTTTTTGAAAAACCCGAATATAAATAAGGCATCTAGGGAATTATTTATCCACAGGCATACCCTTAAATACCGACTAAATAAAATTCAGGAGCTTACCGACCTGGACCCCAATCTTGCAGAACACCAATTTGTTTTAAAGATGGGCCTGCTCATAAACGATTTTCTCAATGCAAAAAATTCAACTGCTGCCACGTAA
- a CDS encoding NUDIX hydrolase, whose translation MLKRNCAGGVVFFKDKVFIIKNDKGEWVLPKGAIRKDNIPSEVAQKRVKHETGIDARIISSIGETCYEFYSYSRQRPVCNEIIWYLMETEKEDYKINENEGFKDGGFFPIDKALDLITYSQDKSLVRLSFKRYKEYKEDVNEYSIPRY comes from the coding sequence ATGTTAAAAAGAAACTGTGCTGGAGGCGTTGTATTTTTTAAGGATAAGGTTTTTATTATAAAAAACGATAAAGGAGAATGGGTTTTACCTAAGGGTGCAATACGCAAGGATAATATACCGAGTGAAGTCGCCCAGAAAAGGGTAAAACACGAAACGGGAATCGATGCACGAATCATTTCATCAATCGGGGAAACGTGTTATGAGTTTTATTCTTATTCTCGCCAAAGGCCAGTTTGCAATGAGATAATATGGTATCTTATGGAAACAGAGAAAGAAGATTATAAAATCAATGAAAATGAGGGTTTCAAGGATGGAGGATTTTTCCCTATTGATAAAGCATTAGACTTGATAACATACAGCCAGGACAAATCATTGGTTAGATTGTCGTTTAAGCGTTACAAGGAGTATAAAGAAGATGTAAATGAATATTCAATACCCCGTTATTAA
- a CDS encoding GNAT family N-acetyltransferase, whose translation MAYQKSKAYIHPEFFNNMCFETRMISSVKSAKANYIIVAKDDNEIVGYAYSTIAPKKIYSGGFATLQCDSFFDFDSVKSDDVGCLSQFFIKEGYRDKGIGTVLFNKSMEWLNSFKEISDVFIFVPNGNDNTLKFYLGKGFKISHQILEGFITVLRNN comes from the coding sequence ATGGCTTATCAAAAATCTAAAGCATACATCCATCCTGAATTCTTTAATAATATGTGTTTTGAGACTAGAATGATTTCATCTGTAAAAAGTGCTAAAGCAAACTATATAATTGTAGCTAAAGACGATAATGAAATTGTCGGATATGCATATAGTACTATAGCACCTAAAAAGATATATTCCGGTGGTTTTGCCACTTTACAATGTGACTCTTTCTTTGACTTTGATTCTGTAAAAAGTGATGATGTAGGTTGTCTTTCCCAGTTTTTCATAAAAGAGGGGTATCGTGACAAAGGCATTGGTACTGTTTTATTTAATAAGTCTATGGAGTGGTTAAATTCATTTAAGGAAATAAGTGACGTATTCATATTTGTGCCAAACGGGAACGACAACACTTTAAAATTCTATCTGGGTAAAGGTTTCAAAATAAGTCATCAAATACTCGAAGGTTTTATTACAGTGCTAAGAAATAATTAA
- the gyrA gene encoding DNA gyrase subunit A codes for MTEAREKIIPVQIEDEMKKSYIDYAMSVIVGRALPDVRDGLKPVHRRILYAMRDLGLTPDKPHRKSARIVGDVLGKYHPHGDMAVYDAMVRMAQDFSIRYPLIDGHGNFGSIDGDSAAAMRYTEARLSPLAMEMLADINKDTVDFIPNFDETLKEPVVLPSRFPNLLVNGSSGIAVGMATNIPPHNLGEVIDGVIMMIDKPDVSPKELMMAVKGPDFPTGGLIMGREGIKAAYNTGRGQIKVRAKAHIEPTGGNKHQIIVTEIPYQVNKARLIEKIAELVKDKKIDGISDLRDESDRSGMRIVIELKKDANPNIVLNQLYKHTQMQITFGVIMLALVDGEPKILNLREMIYYYLEHQKEVVTRRTRFDLNKAEERAHILEGLRIALANLDAVIDLIKKSKDVETARQGLMTKFNLTEKQAQAILDMRLQRLTGLEREKIELEYKELIEKISYLKSILADEKLLLQVIKQEILEIKKKYSDERRTKITSAAEKLEIEDLIEEQDVVITITYKGYIKRLPLATYKSQRRGGRGITGITTKEEDYITQIITTTTHHYILFFTNQGNLYRLKAHEIPEAGRTAKGTSIINLLHLNPDEKITAVIPIKDFNHGTTLFMATKKGIVKKTPLSEYESTRKNGLIAINLMEDDELIGVELTDGNQQVVLGTRKGMCIRFLEEDVNEVGRTARGVKGIDLKPGDYVVSMDLVRDKEDILVVTENGFGKKTSINEYRVQSRAGKGIVTSKVTKKTGDLIGIKTVSEDDEVMIVSSDGIIIRLEVKDISRMGRNTQGVTLMKLNDENRVVAIALVEHNGE; via the coding sequence ATGACAGAAGCCAGGGAAAAAATTATACCTGTTCAAATCGAAGATGAGATGAAAAAATCATATATAGATTATGCGATGAGCGTTATCGTGGGCCGGGCCCTCCCCGATGTTAGGGACGGGCTTAAACCCGTTCACCGGAGAATACTTTATGCCATGAGGGACCTGGGTTTAACCCCGGATAAACCCCACAGAAAATCGGCCAGGATCGTAGGGGATGTCCTGGGTAAATACCACCCCCATGGAGATATGGCAGTATATGATGCCATGGTCAGGATGGCTCAGGATTTCTCTATCAGATATCCCCTTATAGACGGACATGGAAACTTTGGTTCGATAGATGGGGATTCAGCTGCAGCTATGAGGTATACCGAAGCCAGGTTGTCACCGTTAGCCATGGAAATGCTGGCTGATATAAACAAGGATACGGTGGATTTTATTCCAAACTTTGATGAAACCCTGAAAGAGCCCGTTGTCCTGCCATCGCGGTTTCCAAATCTGCTGGTAAACGGTTCTTCAGGAATAGCCGTTGGCATGGCCACGAATATTCCGCCCCACAATTTGGGTGAGGTCATTGACGGTGTAATAATGATGATAGATAAACCCGATGTTTCTCCAAAGGAACTGATGATGGCGGTAAAGGGCCCGGATTTCCCTACGGGCGGGCTGATAATGGGCAGGGAAGGCATAAAGGCAGCTTATAACACCGGGCGCGGGCAGATAAAGGTCAGGGCTAAAGCACATATAGAGCCCACAGGCGGTAATAAGCATCAAATAATAGTAACCGAAATCCCGTACCAGGTAAACAAGGCGAGGCTTATCGAAAAGATCGCTGAACTGGTGAAGGACAAGAAAATTGACGGTATTTCCGATTTGCGGGATGAAAGTGACCGCAGCGGTATGAGGATTGTTATTGAACTTAAAAAGGATGCAAATCCAAATATAGTATTAAATCAGCTTTACAAACATACCCAGATGCAGATAACCTTTGGTGTGATTATGCTCGCACTGGTTGATGGGGAGCCGAAAATCCTGAATCTCAGGGAGATGATATATTATTACCTGGAACACCAGAAAGAGGTCGTAACCAGGAGAACCCGATTTGACCTAAACAAGGCGGAAGAAAGGGCACATATACTGGAGGGATTAAGAATAGCCCTGGCAAACCTGGATGCCGTTATAGACCTTATTAAGAAATCCAAAGACGTTGAAACAGCCAGGCAGGGTCTTATGACTAAGTTTAACCTTACAGAAAAACAGGCCCAGGCTATTCTCGATATGCGGCTTCAGAGATTGACAGGCCTTGAAAGGGAAAAGATCGAACTGGAATACAAAGAGCTGATAGAAAAGATCTCATATTTAAAATCAATACTGGCTGATGAAAAACTCCTGCTACAGGTAATAAAACAGGAGATCCTGGAAATAAAAAAGAAATATTCCGATGAAAGAAGAACTAAAATAACATCTGCTGCGGAAAAACTGGAAATCGAAGATTTAATAGAGGAGCAGGATGTGGTTATCACTATTACTTACAAGGGATATATAAAGAGGCTGCCTCTAGCAACTTATAAGAGCCAGCGAAGGGGAGGCAGGGGTATAACCGGAATTACAACAAAGGAAGAAGACTATATAACCCAGATAATAACCACTACTACCCATCACTATATCCTGTTTTTTACAAACCAGGGCAATCTTTACCGGCTTAAAGCCCATGAAATACCCGAAGCAGGCAGGACGGCTAAAGGTACTTCTATAATCAACCTGCTCCACCTAAACCCCGATGAGAAGATAACGGCCGTTATCCCGATAAAGGATTTCAACCACGGCACAACCCTTTTTATGGCTACAAAAAAGGGGATAGTGAAAAAGACGCCGTTATCAGAATACGAATCAACCAGGAAGAACGGCTTAATAGCCATAAACCTGATGGAAGACGATGAACTGATAGGTGTGGAATTAACAGATGGTAATCAGCAGGTAGTTCTGGGAACAAGAAAGGGAATGTGTATTAGATTTTTAGAAGAAGATGTCAATGAAGTAGGTAGAACTGCCAGAGGGGTAAAGGGAATCGATCTAAAACCCGGAGATTATGTGGTCAGCATGGACCTGGTTCGGGATAAAGAAGATATCCTTGTTGTTACCGAAAACGGATTCGGCAAAAAAACATCCATTAATGAATACAGGGTTCAATCCCGTGCAGGTAAGGGGATAGTAACATCAAAGGTTACAAAAAAGACCGGAGACCTAATCGGAATAAAAACGGTAAGTGAGGATGATGAGGTTATGATCGTCAGCTCCGACGGAATAATCATACGACTGGAGGTTAAAGACATATCAAGGATGGGAAGGAATACACAGGGTGTGACCCTGATGAAGCTAAATGATGAAAACAGGGTAGTAGCAATAGCCCTAGTAGAGCATAACGGTGAATAA